Proteins from a genomic interval of Rhodothermus marinus:
- a CDS encoding GlsB/YeaQ/YmgE family stress response membrane protein, with translation MGILSWIVMGLLAGALAQWIMPGKDPGGIIVTILIGIVGALIGGFLAGLLGIGEGRAVDFDLGSLILAVIGALILLWLYRKVAGRPA, from the coding sequence ATGGGCATTTTATCCTGGATTGTGATGGGATTGCTGGCGGGCGCGCTGGCGCAATGGATCATGCCGGGCAAAGACCCGGGCGGCATCATCGTAACCATTCTCATTGGCATTGTCGGGGCCCTGATCGGCGGCTTCCTGGCCGGGCTGCTGGGTATCGGAGAAGGACGTGCCGTCGATTTCGACCTGGGTAGTCTGATTCTGGCCGTAATCGGAGCGTTGATTTTGCTCTGGCTTTATCGCAAGGTTGCAGGCCGTCCCGCCTGA
- the tatC gene encoding twin-arginine translocase subunit TatC, translated as MAEMSFLDHLEELRWRLIKGLAGVLASTILCSFFSKWIIDNILLGPTRPDFFMYRVFHLDAKPLELLNRTITGQFFAHIGTILFVGVIIGSPVLIYQIWKFIEPGLYPHEKQGMRFAAAFATGFFILGVLFGYLVITPLALQFFANYTISEQIVNQFDITKYFNMVTIWAFGVGLLFELPVIVYFLAKMGLITGDMLRKGRRYALIIALVLGALFTPPDPISQVLVAVPLLLLYELSIHIATIVTRRREEELRRALYGP; from the coding sequence ATGGCCGAAATGTCCTTTCTGGATCATCTGGAGGAGCTGCGCTGGCGGCTGATCAAAGGGCTGGCGGGTGTGCTGGCCTCGACGATCCTCTGCAGTTTCTTCAGCAAGTGGATCATCGACAACATTCTGCTGGGACCCACTCGCCCCGACTTTTTCATGTACCGGGTGTTTCACCTGGACGCCAAGCCGCTGGAACTGCTCAACCGCACGATCACCGGCCAGTTCTTTGCCCACATCGGTACCATTCTGTTCGTGGGCGTCATCATCGGCTCGCCCGTGCTCATCTATCAGATCTGGAAGTTCATCGAGCCCGGCCTGTATCCGCACGAAAAGCAGGGCATGCGCTTCGCCGCCGCCTTCGCCACGGGCTTTTTCATCCTGGGCGTGCTGTTCGGCTACCTGGTCATCACCCCCCTGGCCCTGCAGTTCTTCGCCAACTACACGATCTCCGAGCAGATCGTCAACCAGTTCGACATCACGAAGTACTTCAACATGGTCACGATATGGGCCTTCGGAGTGGGCCTGCTGTTCGAGTTGCCGGTAATCGTGTACTTCCTGGCTAAAATGGGCCTGATCACGGGCGATATGCTTCGCAAGGGCCGCCGCTACGCGCTGATCATCGCCCTGGTACTGGGTGCCCTGTTTACCCCGCCCGATCCGATTTCGCAGGTGCTTGTCGCCGTTCCGCTTTTGTTACTTTATGAATTGTCGATACATATAGCGACGATCGTAACCCGGCGCCGGGAAGAAGAACTGCGCCGTGCCCTGTACGGACCCTGA
- a CDS encoding S10 family peptidase, with amino-acid sequence MQRIAIFILIGWLVAVAAEAQLRRPPIDTTVVTRHTVTVKGQRIPYRAEAGMQPVWDAWGRPIATMFYVYYEREDVQDRSRRPLIFSFNGGPGSASVWMHIGYTGPRRVRIDPEGFPIQPYGIEENPYSILDVADIVYVDPVNTGFSRILSDTVDRRQFFGVNEDVTYLADWIAAWVSRHGRWRSPKFLIGESYGTTRVAGLAGALQERHWMYLNGVILVSPTGLGIERDGPVGQALLLPYYAAAAWYHRKLVPELQQRDLEDLLPEVETFTVEEYLPALVRGGFLEPERRREIARRVATYAGLSEAVVLQYNLAVPRNVFWKELLRDEGLTIGRLDSRYRGIDRQAGGERFDHDPALSAWNHAFTPAINYYLREVLGFRTDLEYWIFGPVRPWNREGDETGEQLRRAMAQNPYLHVLVQAGYFDGGTDYFSARYTLWQLDPSGKLRDRLFFKGYRSGHMMYLRDEDLATANDDLRAFIQKALEAARTPARY; translated from the coding sequence ATGCAGCGCATAGCCATTTTTATTCTGATAGGATGGCTGGTAGCCGTGGCGGCCGAGGCGCAGCTCCGGCGACCGCCGATCGATACCACCGTGGTTACCCGCCACACGGTCACCGTGAAGGGCCAGCGCATTCCCTATCGGGCCGAGGCCGGCATGCAACCGGTATGGGACGCATGGGGGCGGCCGATCGCCACGATGTTCTACGTGTATTACGAGCGGGAGGACGTGCAGGACCGCTCCCGAAGGCCTCTGATCTTCTCGTTCAACGGCGGACCCGGCTCGGCTTCGGTCTGGATGCACATCGGCTACACCGGTCCGCGCCGCGTGCGCATCGACCCGGAGGGCTTCCCGATTCAGCCTTACGGCATTGAGGAAAACCCGTATTCCATTCTGGATGTGGCCGACATCGTCTATGTGGACCCCGTCAACACAGGCTTTTCGCGCATTCTGAGTGACACGGTGGACCGGCGGCAATTCTTCGGGGTCAACGAAGACGTCACCTACCTGGCCGACTGGATTGCCGCCTGGGTGAGTCGGCACGGGCGCTGGCGCTCGCCCAAGTTCCTGATCGGCGAAAGCTATGGCACGACCCGCGTGGCCGGGCTGGCCGGCGCGTTGCAGGAACGCCACTGGATGTACCTGAACGGCGTCATTCTGGTCTCGCCCACCGGTCTGGGCATCGAGCGGGACGGTCCGGTAGGCCAGGCGTTGCTTCTGCCGTACTACGCCGCGGCTGCCTGGTATCACCGGAAGCTGGTACCCGAGCTCCAGCAGCGTGACCTGGAAGACCTGCTTCCGGAGGTGGAGACGTTCACCGTGGAGGAGTACCTGCCCGCGCTGGTGCGGGGCGGCTTTCTGGAACCGGAACGTCGGCGTGAGATCGCCCGTCGCGTGGCTACCTACGCGGGCCTTTCCGAGGCGGTGGTGCTCCAGTACAACCTGGCCGTGCCGCGCAACGTCTTCTGGAAGGAACTGCTACGCGACGAAGGGCTCACCATCGGCCGGCTGGACTCGCGCTACCGGGGCATCGATCGCCAGGCCGGTGGCGAGCGCTTCGACCATGATCCGGCGCTCAGCGCCTGGAATCACGCCTTCACGCCGGCCATCAACTACTACCTGCGTGAGGTGCTGGGCTTCCGCACCGACCTGGAATACTGGATCTTCGGGCCGGTGCGCCCCTGGAACCGGGAGGGCGACGAAACCGGCGAGCAGCTCCGACGCGCCATGGCACAGAACCCTTATCTGCACGTGCTGGTGCAGGCCGGCTACTTCGACGGGGGGACCGACTACTTCTCGGCCAGGTACACGCTGTGGCAGCTCGATCCGAGCGGCAAACTGCGCGACCGGCTCTTCTTCAAGGGCTACCGCAGCGGTCACATGATGTACCTGCGCGACGAAGATCTGGCTACGGCCAACGACGACCTGCGCGCCTTCATCCAGAAAGCCCTGGAGGCCGCCCGGACGCCGGCGCGTTACTGA
- a CDS encoding orotate phosphoribosyltransferase codes for MAERTLSPSAYADLVDLGRRLYARALVRREQEPITDPRGQPIGWLLDTRIPMLEGDTFREVGRVLAERVRARGVRQVAGFGFGAYALVCAILSAPPPPGAPELRGGFIREQRKPYGRHRLVEGPLSREEPVVLVDDILNSGRSAARAVALLRNDGFEVCGVLTLFNFTWSSGRSRLEAEGLWVDSLLDLNLRDGPRSASDSL; via the coding sequence ATGGCAGAGCGTACCCTGAGCCCGTCGGCCTATGCCGACCTGGTCGATCTCGGACGCCGGCTCTACGCGCGGGCGCTGGTGCGTCGTGAGCAGGAGCCCATCACCGATCCGCGCGGCCAGCCTATCGGATGGCTGCTGGACACCCGGATCCCGATGCTGGAAGGCGACACGTTCCGGGAAGTCGGCCGGGTGCTGGCCGAACGGGTGCGCGCGCGGGGCGTCCGCCAGGTTGCCGGCTTCGGCTTCGGCGCTTACGCGCTGGTCTGCGCCATCCTGTCGGCGCCGCCCCCGCCCGGTGCGCCGGAGTTGCGGGGCGGCTTCATCCGCGAGCAGCGCAAGCCCTACGGCCGCCACCGGCTGGTCGAAGGCCCGCTGAGCCGCGAGGAGCCCGTCGTACTGGTGGACGACATCCTGAACAGCGGCCGCAGTGCCGCCCGGGCCGTGGCGTTGCTGCGGAACGACGGCTTCGAGGTGTGCGGCGTGCTGACGCTGTTCAACTTCACCTGGAGCAGCGGCCGGAGTCGCCTGGAGGCCGAAGGGCTCTGGGTCGATTCGCTGCTGGACCTGAATCTGCGGGACGGACCCCGAAGCGCATCGGACTCGCTGTAG
- a CDS encoding cold-shock protein yields the protein MAQRGRVKWFNIDKGYGFIEPNDGSKDVFVHRNNVPGLGWDEGLREGEEVSYEVERTPKGLSAMNVERLSRSSELF from the coding sequence ATGGCTCAACGAGGACGCGTCAAGTGGTTCAACATCGACAAAGGCTACGGCTTTATCGAACCCAATGACGGCAGCAAGGACGTATTCGTCCACCGCAACAACGTGCCCGGCCTTGGCTGGGACGAAGGGCTTCGCGAAGGCGAAGAGGTTTCCTACGAGGTCGAGCGCACGCCCAAAGGGCTCAGCGCGATGAACGTCGAACGTCTCTCGCGGTCGTCCGAACTGTTCTAA
- a CDS encoding S41 family peptidase gives MKTPRHNLTPLLLVLLLGLGIGFVAPRSDTFFALQKHFRIFGALYETLVTDYIDPIDPGRLMRKGIDAMLAELDPYTTFFDEADRGEIELLTRGRYGGVGLNVGIRNGRLTVLAPIEGTAGYRQGIRTGDIITHIDGQPTDGLSLETVRQMLRGQPGTTVTLTVEREGEPLPLQFVLTREEVQLKNVTYVGFLNDDTTEGLGYIRLERFALGAGDEVRRAIEQLQAAGPLRGLVLDLRDNPGGLLEAAVEVAGLFVPQGAPIVSTRGRTPDRTRVYRNESAPLYPDLPLVVLVNEFSASASEIVAGAIQDLDRGLIVGTNTYGKGLVQIIRPLPYNTALKLTTAAYYTPSGRSIQAIDYSRHDGHGQLVPDSLRRTYYTRNGRVVRDGHGIEPDVVVAPPEPGPLEAALRRQAAFFFFANYYVARHPEPPTPDVRVDDRILQEFRAWLHSRNFDYQIAAEHTLASLQTQLEAADYMQALAALQNVRDALTQAKKAAFEREVEALRRQIRQELLARYLSPEQRTRYLLADDPVVQRAAELLRDTRTYAALLSPN, from the coding sequence ATGAAGACGCCGCGACACAACCTGACGCCCCTGCTGCTGGTCCTGCTTCTGGGGCTGGGCATCGGGTTTGTTGCGCCTCGTAGCGACACATTTTTTGCGCTGCAGAAGCACTTCCGGATCTTCGGCGCACTCTACGAGACGCTGGTCACCGACTACATCGATCCGATCGATCCCGGCCGCCTCATGCGCAAGGGAATCGATGCCATGCTGGCCGAACTGGACCCGTACACCACGTTTTTCGACGAGGCGGATCGGGGTGAGATCGAACTGCTGACACGCGGTCGCTACGGCGGCGTCGGGCTGAACGTGGGTATTCGCAACGGCCGGCTCACGGTGCTGGCTCCCATCGAAGGAACGGCGGGTTATCGCCAGGGCATTCGCACGGGCGACATCATCACGCACATCGACGGCCAGCCCACCGACGGCCTGTCGCTGGAGACGGTGCGCCAGATGCTGCGCGGCCAGCCGGGCACCACGGTCACGCTGACCGTCGAGCGCGAAGGGGAGCCGCTGCCGCTCCAGTTCGTGCTGACGCGCGAAGAGGTCCAGCTCAAAAACGTCACGTACGTCGGTTTTCTGAACGACGACACGACGGAAGGACTGGGCTACATCCGGCTGGAACGGTTCGCGCTGGGCGCCGGCGACGAGGTGCGCCGGGCCATCGAACAGCTTCAGGCGGCGGGTCCGCTACGTGGTCTGGTGCTGGACCTGCGGGACAACCCCGGCGGCCTGCTGGAGGCGGCCGTCGAAGTGGCCGGGCTGTTCGTGCCGCAGGGCGCGCCGATCGTCTCGACGCGGGGCCGCACGCCGGACCGCACGCGGGTCTATCGCAACGAGTCGGCGCCGCTCTATCCCGATCTGCCGCTGGTGGTGCTGGTCAATGAGTTCAGCGCTTCGGCCAGTGAAATCGTAGCCGGCGCCATCCAGGATCTGGACCGTGGTCTGATCGTCGGGACGAACACCTACGGCAAGGGGCTCGTGCAGATCATCCGTCCGCTTCCGTACAACACGGCGCTCAAGCTGACCACCGCCGCCTACTACACGCCCAGTGGCCGTAGCATCCAGGCCATCGACTACAGCCGACACGACGGCCATGGCCAGCTCGTGCCCGACTCGCTGCGGCGCACCTACTACACGCGCAACGGCCGCGTCGTGCGCGACGGCCACGGCATCGAGCCCGACGTGGTGGTCGCACCACCGGAGCCCGGTCCGCTCGAAGCCGCGTTGCGTCGCCAGGCTGCCTTCTTCTTCTTTGCCAACTACTACGTGGCCCGGCATCCGGAGCCGCCCACGCCGGACGTCCGGGTGGACGATCGCATCCTGCAGGAATTCCGGGCCTGGCTGCACAGCCGGAACTTCGACTACCAGATCGCCGCCGAACACACGCTGGCCTCGCTGCAGACGCAACTGGAAGCGGCCGACTACATGCAGGCACTGGCGGCGTTGCAGAACGTCCGTGACGCGCTGACACAGGCAAAAAAGGCAGCGTTCGAGCGCGAAGTCGAAGCGTTGCGTCGCCAGATTCGCCAGGAGCTGCTGGCCCGCTACCTCTCGCCGGAGCAACGCACGCGCTACCTGCTGGCCGACGATCCGGTCGTGCAGCGGGCGGCCGAACTGCTTCGTGACACCCGGACCTACGCGGCCCTGCTGTCCCCGAACTGA
- a CDS encoding zinc-dependent alcohol dehydrogenase family protein: MRAMVLEAPGRPLVLRELPVPAPGPGEVLLRVEACGVCRTDLHIVDGELPEPKLPLIPGHQIVGRVVRLGEGVTRFREGDRVGVPWLAETCGTCRYCRRGQENLCPNARFTGYTRDGGFAEFTTALADYCYPLPDDVYDAPHAAPLLCAGLIGYRTYRLAGPHVERLGLYGFGAAAHLIIQVAVARGQQVYAFTRPGDTAAQDFARKLGAVWAGASTERPPEPLDAALIFAPVGALVVEALRSVDKGGVVVCGGIHMSDIPSFPYRLLWEERVIRSVANLTRQDGEEFLKLAPTIPVRTEVTCFPLEEANEALRRLREGQLQGAAVLVMG; the protein is encoded by the coding sequence ATGCGGGCCATGGTGCTGGAGGCCCCCGGACGCCCGCTCGTGCTTCGCGAACTGCCCGTGCCCGCACCCGGCCCGGGCGAAGTGTTGCTTCGGGTGGAAGCGTGCGGCGTGTGCCGCACCGATCTGCACATCGTGGATGGCGAGTTGCCCGAGCCCAAGCTGCCGCTGATCCCGGGCCACCAGATTGTGGGGCGGGTGGTGCGATTGGGGGAAGGCGTGACCCGCTTTCGGGAGGGCGACCGCGTGGGCGTGCCCTGGCTGGCCGAAACATGCGGAACGTGCCGCTACTGCCGTCGCGGCCAGGAGAACCTGTGTCCGAATGCCCGCTTCACCGGCTACACGCGCGACGGTGGCTTTGCCGAGTTCACCACGGCTCTTGCCGACTACTGCTATCCACTCCCCGACGACGTGTACGACGCGCCGCACGCGGCACCGCTGCTGTGTGCCGGACTGATCGGCTACCGCACCTATCGGCTGGCCGGACCGCACGTCGAGCGCCTGGGTCTGTACGGCTTTGGCGCGGCCGCGCATCTGATCATCCAGGTGGCCGTGGCCCGCGGCCAGCAGGTCTACGCCTTCACCCGGCCCGGCGACACGGCCGCGCAGGATTTTGCCCGAAAACTGGGAGCCGTCTGGGCCGGTGCCTCGACGGAGCGTCCGCCGGAACCACTCGATGCCGCGTTGATCTTCGCACCGGTAGGGGCGCTGGTGGTCGAGGCGTTGCGCTCGGTGGATAAGGGCGGCGTGGTGGTGTGCGGCGGGATCCACATGAGCGACATCCCCTCGTTTCCCTATCGGCTCCTCTGGGAGGAGCGCGTTATTCGCTCGGTGGCCAACCTGACGCGCCAGGATGGCGAGGAATTCCTGAAGCTGGCGCCCACCATTCCCGTACGTACCGAGGTGACCTGCTTCCCGCTGGAGGAGGCCAACGAGGCGCTTCGGCGACTCCGCGAAGGCCAGCTCCAGGGCGCCGCCGTGCTGGTGATGGGATAG
- a CDS encoding trehalase family glycosidase, with translation MRFRAVWLPVLLLGLIPTLRAQDRAACHVPLPSSERIEAVRAYIRQSWDVLTRSHRDLLAAVQDPKIEHEPGTPWPLYIAATEDSAAVWHRLQQELPDSVLQQIVLRVLPEDPVAHLDEIHPHGLLYLPEPYVVPGGRFNEMYGWDSYFIVVGLLRDGRIDLAKAMTDNHLYQVRHYGKVLNANRTYYLTRSQPPFLSAMVLAVYEHTQDRDWLAAAAPLIERYYAYWTTPPHLAGETGLSRYYDLGEGPAPEVVAGERDAQGRTHYDRVREYYRTHEVTAYDESLYYVAEADSLTPLFYKGDRSMRESGFDPSNRFGPFSVDIIHYAPVGLNALLYRMETDLARIHEILDDTAAAAAWRARAEVRRERVDRYLWDPERGLYFDYNFRTGRRSDYVFATTFYPLWVGMASPEQAARVAANLYLLEAPGGLLTSTHISGSQWDAPYGWAPLYLIAVEGLRRYGYDEAADRLTAKFVLMVVEDFERTGVILEKYDVVQRRSDVALRYGYTSNEIGFGWTNAVFAELLAQMD, from the coding sequence ATGCGATTTCGAGCCGTCTGGCTACCCGTTCTGCTACTCGGCCTGATCCCGACGCTTCGGGCGCAGGACCGAGCCGCCTGCCATGTGCCGCTGCCATCGTCCGAGCGCATCGAAGCGGTGCGTGCTTACATCCGCCAGAGCTGGGACGTGTTGACGCGCTCGCACCGTGACCTGCTGGCGGCCGTGCAGGATCCCAAGATCGAACACGAACCCGGCACGCCCTGGCCGCTCTATATCGCCGCCACGGAAGACTCGGCGGCGGTGTGGCATCGGCTTCAGCAGGAATTGCCCGACTCGGTGCTGCAGCAGATCGTGCTGCGCGTGTTGCCCGAGGATCCGGTGGCCCATCTGGATGAAATCCACCCGCACGGCTTGCTCTATCTGCCGGAACCGTACGTGGTGCCGGGCGGCCGTTTCAACGAGATGTACGGCTGGGACAGCTATTTCATCGTGGTGGGGTTGTTGCGTGACGGGCGCATCGACCTGGCGAAGGCCATGACGGACAACCATCTCTATCAGGTGCGCCACTACGGCAAGGTGCTCAACGCCAACCGTACCTACTACCTGACGCGCTCACAGCCGCCGTTCCTGAGCGCCATGGTGCTGGCCGTTTACGAACACACGCAGGACCGCGACTGGCTGGCCGCGGCCGCCCCGCTCATCGAGCGCTACTACGCCTACTGGACCACGCCGCCCCATCTGGCCGGCGAGACGGGACTTTCCCGCTACTACGATCTGGGCGAAGGGCCGGCACCCGAAGTGGTGGCCGGCGAGCGCGACGCGCAGGGGCGCACGCACTACGACCGCGTCCGCGAATACTACCGCACGCACGAGGTAACGGCCTACGACGAATCGCTCTACTACGTGGCCGAGGCCGATTCGCTGACGCCGCTTTTCTACAAGGGCGACCGCTCGATGCGCGAGTCGGGCTTCGATCCGTCCAATCGCTTCGGCCCGTTCAGTGTGGACATCATCCACTATGCGCCGGTGGGGCTGAACGCCCTGCTGTACCGGATGGAGACGGACCTGGCCCGCATTCACGAAATCCTGGACGACACGGCGGCCGCCGCCGCATGGCGTGCCCGGGCCGAGGTGCGGCGCGAACGGGTCGATCGCTACCTGTGGGACCCCGAGCGCGGCCTGTACTTCGACTACAACTTCCGGACGGGGCGTCGCAGCGATTACGTGTTTGCCACCACGTTCTATCCGCTCTGGGTGGGCATGGCCTCGCCCGAGCAGGCGGCCCGCGTGGCGGCCAACCTGTATTTGCTGGAGGCGCCCGGCGGCCTGCTCACCAGCACGCACATCAGCGGGAGCCAGTGGGATGCGCCCTACGGCTGGGCCCCGCTCTACCTGATTGCCGTCGAAGGCCTCCGTCGCTATGGCTACGACGAAGCGGCCGATCGGCTCACGGCCAAGTTCGTTTTGATGGTGGTGGAAGACTTCGAGCGAACCGGCGTGATCCTGGAGAAGTACGACGTGGTGCAGCGCCGCTCCGACGTGGCGTTGCGCTACGGCTATACGTCGAACGAGATCGGCTTCGGCTGGACAAACGCCGTCTTTGCAGAACTGCTGGCCCAGATGGATTGA
- a CDS encoding type 1 glutamine amidotransferase domain-containing protein, with protein MGRVLFVVTNHSELGNTGQKTGYYLSEVAHPFHVLHEAGYEIDFVSPKGGKAPMDPKSYKLDDPINKAFWEMHGKRLDETLAPEQVDPSRYVAIFYAGGHGTMWDFPESEAIARIAASIYERGGAIGAVCHGPSGLIPIKLSNGRPLVEGRRINSFTNEEEQAVQLDKVVPFLLETRLKELGAIHVSVKNFAAHVEVDDRIVTGQNPASAEGVGRALVEVLNRLSVPA; from the coding sequence ATGGGACGCGTTCTGTTCGTCGTCACGAATCATAGCGAACTGGGTAACACAGGGCAGAAGACGGGCTATTATCTGTCGGAGGTGGCCCACCCGTTCCACGTGCTGCACGAGGCCGGCTATGAGATCGACTTCGTCAGCCCGAAGGGCGGCAAGGCCCCCATGGACCCGAAGAGCTACAAGCTGGACGACCCGATCAACAAGGCCTTCTGGGAAATGCACGGCAAGCGGCTGGATGAGACGCTGGCGCCCGAGCAGGTCGATCCGTCCCGTTACGTGGCAATCTTCTACGCGGGCGGCCACGGCACGATGTGGGATTTTCCCGAAAGTGAAGCGATCGCCCGTATTGCCGCCAGCATCTACGAGCGGGGCGGCGCCATCGGGGCCGTGTGCCACGGGCCGTCCGGCCTGATCCCGATCAAGCTGTCCAACGGGCGGCCGCTCGTCGAAGGACGCCGGATCAACTCGTTCACGAACGAAGAGGAGCAGGCCGTACAGCTGGACAAGGTCGTGCCCTTCCTGCTGGAGACGCGTCTGAAGGAGCTGGGGGCCATCCACGTGTCGGTGAAGAACTTCGCCGCCCACGTGGAGGTGGACGATCGGATCGTGACGGGCCAGAACCCGGCCTCGGCCGAAGGGGTGGGCCGCGCGCTTGTCGAGGTCCTGAATCGCCTGAGCGTGCCGGCCTGA
- a CDS encoding sulfite exporter TauE/SafE family protein → MQPTYLLLLLGIGLLGGFLAGLIGVGGGIVFAPVLFFYFQAVGVPASVVTPLTLGTSLFCTLLASLSSAWFQYRRQAVVPAVALGAGLFSALAITLTTRYVTTQPWYNGTAFRLVFGLVLLAVALRMLRGEAQNPGTTTTFRLRWPVLAGAGTVAGAVAAAAGVGGGIILVPLYHRLLGLPMHRAVGTSSATIVLISLVGIFSYALASPAAPIGMPTLGHVDVLHGLLLAVPATISARFGVQTAHRLRTVWLRRIFAVLAIFIAGRLLLQALSQIW, encoded by the coding sequence ATGCAACCCACCTACCTGTTGCTTCTGCTGGGCATCGGGCTGCTGGGCGGCTTCCTGGCGGGCCTGATCGGCGTCGGCGGCGGGATCGTCTTTGCCCCTGTACTTTTCTTTTACTTCCAGGCCGTCGGCGTCCCGGCGTCGGTGGTCACCCCGTTGACGCTGGGTACCAGTCTGTTCTGCACGCTGCTGGCCTCGCTCAGCAGCGCCTGGTTTCAGTACCGGCGACAGGCCGTCGTCCCCGCCGTGGCGCTCGGCGCCGGGCTGTTCAGCGCGCTGGCCATTACGCTCACCACGCGCTACGTCACCACCCAGCCCTGGTACAACGGAACGGCCTTCCGGCTGGTCTTCGGACTCGTACTGCTGGCGGTCGCGCTGCGTATGCTGCGCGGTGAGGCGCAAAATCCGGGCACCACGACCACCTTTCGTCTGCGCTGGCCTGTGCTGGCGGGCGCCGGGACGGTGGCCGGCGCCGTGGCTGCTGCGGCCGGCGTGGGTGGCGGCATCATCCTCGTGCCCCTCTATCATCGGCTGCTGGGCCTTCCCATGCACCGGGCGGTCGGCACCTCCAGCGCCACGATCGTGCTGATCTCGCTGGTGGGGATTTTCAGCTATGCACTCGCCTCACCTGCTGCCCCGATCGGCATGCCCACGCTGGGCCATGTGGATGTGCTGCACGGGCTGCTGCTGGCCGTGCCTGCCACCATCAGCGCCCGCTTCGGCGTGCAGACCGCCCATCGTCTCCGCACCGTCTGGCTCCGCCGCATCTTCGCCGTGCTGGCCATCTTCATCGCCGGCCGCCTGCTGCTGCAGGCTTTGAGCCAGATCTGGTAA